One window of the Paenibacillus beijingensis genome contains the following:
- a CDS encoding sensor histidine kinase, whose translation MRNPFKTFSFQVTFFASFIIISALLISVLGITSYYIVNQEVVDQTISSRRLLLDEINKQLDLQLQSVEYDSLVLASNPKLINYLQQSEDSFERVGQNSDMIDLLSRLSYVKEGIHSVQLYAKDTSVNIHIGGNGVYDDRLLTKSVWFNDIKDADYCWVGTHTIEVGSYPAGDRTVVSFARKVLSASGKQVGVLVVNVKMPFIQKIASSSATDVNRFILDTRGRLIAQFYGGPDNPASYASMMNKLAAILDQPGSEHSAIANLGEKSLVIWNKQERTLWVTMDIIPWKDITKGSRRIENIILAAAVLCILLAIIMAYLLSRQFVVPIRKLIHTMNVMKIGKLNVQIANDYHNEFGHLNENFNQMTTRIDTLMLQVNEQNRRKREAEIQILQEQINPHFLYNTLDMMNWHAIESGAHDISRMLSLLGKMLRIGLSSGATFIPVGKEIEHLQCYMELQKIRYRQNVAFSISVPEEMMHYYTPKLIIQPFVENSLLHGLHSRNEGIVRISGWEEEQTIYFSIEDNGVGMDPGAALPRRDHNGIRNVHERIQLYFGERYGVDIDSEPDKGTTIRLSLPKILTEAPLITEGENDDQGGNRG comes from the coding sequence TTGAGAAATCCGTTTAAAACGTTTTCGTTTCAGGTCACGTTTTTCGCTTCTTTTATTATCATTTCCGCTCTGCTCATTTCCGTTCTGGGCATTACAAGCTACTATATCGTCAATCAGGAAGTGGTGGACCAGACCATTTCATCCCGGCGGCTGCTGCTGGACGAAATCAACAAACAGCTCGACCTGCAGCTGCAGTCCGTCGAATACGATTCGCTCGTGCTCGCCAGCAACCCGAAGCTGATCAATTATTTGCAGCAAAGCGAAGATTCGTTTGAGCGGGTCGGACAAAATTCGGACATGATCGATCTGCTCAGCCGGCTCAGCTACGTCAAGGAAGGGATTCATTCCGTCCAGCTGTACGCCAAAGATACGTCGGTCAATATACATATTGGCGGAAACGGCGTTTACGATGATCGATTGCTGACAAAAAGCGTCTGGTTTAACGATATTAAAGATGCCGATTACTGCTGGGTCGGAACCCACACGATCGAGGTCGGAAGCTATCCGGCCGGCGACCGGACCGTTGTCAGCTTTGCACGCAAAGTACTGTCCGCTTCCGGCAAGCAGGTCGGGGTGCTCGTGGTGAACGTGAAAATGCCGTTTATTCAGAAGATCGCCTCAAGCAGCGCGACGGACGTGAACCGCTTTATATTGGACACTCGCGGCAGGCTGATCGCCCAATTTTACGGCGGTCCGGACAATCCGGCTTCCTATGCAAGCATGATGAACAAGCTGGCTGCTATTTTGGACCAGCCCGGCTCTGAGCATTCGGCAATCGCCAATCTGGGGGAAAAGAGTCTCGTGATCTGGAACAAGCAGGAACGGACGCTCTGGGTAACGATGGATATTATTCCGTGGAAAGATATTACGAAGGGGAGCCGCCGGATTGAAAATATCATTTTGGCGGCGGCCGTTCTTTGCATCCTGCTGGCGATTATCATGGCTTACTTGCTGTCGCGGCAGTTCGTCGTGCCGATCCGCAAGCTGATTCATACGATGAACGTGATGAAAATCGGCAAACTGAACGTTCAAATTGCCAATGATTATCACAATGAGTTCGGCCATTTAAACGAAAATTTCAATCAAATGACCACGCGCATCGATACGTTGATGCTGCAGGTCAACGAGCAGAACCGGCGCAAGCGCGAAGCGGAAATTCAGATTTTACAGGAGCAAATCAATCCTCACTTTTTATACAATACGCTGGACATGATGAACTGGCATGCGATCGAATCGGGGGCCCACGACATCAGCCGGATGCTGTCGCTGCTCGGCAAAATGCTTCGCATCGGCCTATCCAGCGGCGCGACTTTTATTCCTGTCGGCAAAGAAATCGAGCATTTGCAATGTTATATGGAGCTGCAAAAAATACGGTACCGGCAAAATGTTGCCTTTTCCATCTCCGTCCCGGAAGAGATGATGCATTATTACACGCCGAAGCTGATCATTCAGCCGTTTGTGGAAAACAGTCTGCTGCACGGCCTTCATTCCCGGAATGAGGGCATCGTTCGCATTTCGGGATGGGAAGAGGAGCAAACGATCTATTTCAGCATTGAAGATAACGGCGTCGGCATGGACCCGGGAGCGGCCCTTCCGCGCAGGGACCATAACGGAATCCGCAACGTGCATGAACGAATCCAGCTTTATTTTGGCGAAAGGTACGGCGTGGATATCGACAGCGAGCCGGATAAAGGAACGACTATCCGCTTGTCTTTGCCGAAAATACTAACGGAGGCGCCGTTAATTACGGAGGGAGAGAACGATGATCAAGGCGGTAATCGTGGATGA
- a CDS encoding response regulator codes for MIKAVIVDDDRTTIDGLTRAVRWDKFGIEVAGTAINGKEGLKQIRAHGPAIILTDLFMPVMDGIEMLKALREEGNRAEVIILSGYEDFKYAQSAVKLQVNDYLSKPATLDEIERVLKETADKIKQKEQSEREDQELRELLEINLSTTKRQMFKGLLEPGFCRSAFFRKVSDYLKIDWSDCFFTVLVIEFFISRELNRYRPSDLSQLAYKVWNMADDLSQCKEGVYVADIQRNFITLIVTTPAHMKPEAVQPIVKQTALEFLESIRNRLKLQAYASVGSAAERLDDIPQSYSAAVDLLAERDKFPDQPVMTGEDREETAKEIWRRPMESYQQIVDAVMSGQEELARERIEELAQTLYAGSMPSISALREFAIDIAGLLALALHDHRLQIEDIHPGFNMYKVLEHLHTVDDFHDCLRDLLLPVCGAISSRSSQKHRKTIDFIMRYVQEHYAEDITLDVLAEKVYLTRNYLSQIFKQRTGENYNSYLTRIRMEKAKELMLEGNYKIFEISQMVGYKNNAYFSQLFKKYTGYNPSEFNQ; via the coding sequence ATGATCAAGGCGGTAATCGTGGATGACGACAGAACGACGATTGATGGTCTTACCCGCGCCGTCCGGTGGGACAAGTTCGGGATCGAGGTGGCGGGAACCGCAATCAACGGAAAAGAAGGACTGAAGCAAATCCGCGCCCATGGCCCGGCTATTATTTTAACGGATCTCTTTATGCCGGTCATGGACGGCATCGAAATGCTGAAGGCGCTGCGCGAAGAAGGCAACCGGGCCGAAGTGATTATTTTGAGCGGGTACGAGGATTTCAAATATGCCCAGTCGGCCGTTAAGCTGCAGGTGAACGATTATTTGTCCAAGCCGGCCACGCTGGATGAAATTGAGCGCGTGCTGAAGGAAACAGCGGACAAAATCAAGCAAAAAGAACAGTCCGAGCGGGAAGATCAAGAGCTGCGGGAGCTGCTGGAGATCAACCTCTCGACAACGAAAAGACAAATGTTCAAAGGTCTGCTTGAACCCGGATTTTGCCGGTCGGCTTTTTTTCGCAAAGTATCGGATTATTTGAAAATCGACTGGTCCGATTGTTTTTTCACCGTGCTGGTCATCGAATTTTTTATTAGCCGCGAATTGAACCGCTACCGGCCAAGCGATCTGTCGCAGCTTGCCTACAAGGTATGGAACATGGCTGATGATCTGTCGCAGTGCAAAGAGGGTGTCTACGTGGCCGACATCCAGCGGAACTTCATTACGCTGATCGTCACGACCCCGGCGCATATGAAGCCGGAAGCGGTGCAGCCGATCGTCAAACAAACCGCCTTGGAGTTTCTGGAAAGCATTCGAAACCGGTTAAAGCTGCAGGCGTATGCATCTGTTGGCAGCGCGGCGGAACGATTGGACGACATTCCGCAATCGTATTCGGCTGCGGTTGATTTGCTCGCGGAACGGGACAAGTTTCCCGATCAGCCGGTTATGACCGGGGAAGACCGGGAAGAAACCGCGAAAGAAATTTGGCGCCGTCCGATGGAAAGCTACCAGCAAATCGTCGACGCCGTCATGTCGGGACAGGAAGAACTCGCCCGGGAACGAATCGAAGAGCTTGCCCAAACGCTGTATGCGGGCTCGATGCCGAGCATTAGCGCGTTAAGGGAATTTGCGATCGATATCGCCGGCCTATTAGCGCTTGCGCTGCATGACCACCGGCTGCAGATCGAAGATATCCACCCGGGCTTCAACATGTACAAGGTGCTGGAGCATCTGCACACCGTAGACGATTTTCACGATTGTCTCCGCGACCTTCTGCTGCCGGTATGCGGAGCGATCAGCAGCCGCAGCTCGCAAAAGCATCGGAAAACGATCGATTTTATTATGCGGTATGTGCAGGAGCATTACGCGGAAGATATTACGCTCGACGTATTGGCGGAGAAGGTCTATTTGACCCGCAATTATTTAAGCCAAATTTTCAAGCAGCGAACCGGAGAAAATTATAACAGCTACTTGACGCGTATCCGGATGGAAAAAGCGAAGGAGCTTATGCTCGAGGGGAATTATAAAATATTCGAGATTTCGCAAATGGTCGGCTACAAAAACAATGCGTATTTCAGCCAGCTGTTTAAAAAATATACCGGTTACAATCCATCGGAATTTAATCAGTAA
- a CDS encoding ABC transporter substrate-binding protein produces MTVFTALLTGCVPAKKDDAAPSGGASTEAQAGQNVELRFAWWGSQGRHDRTLKLIDKFQELHPNIKIKPEYTSFDGYWEKLSTQVAANNAPDIMQMSILYIKEYSDRGVLGDMKPYLNAELNVTDLNKDVLDNQGTIGGKLTGLPVSDNASVMIYNKEMYQQAGVEPPKMDMTWQEYFDKAREIKSKLGKNVYGSLDFSTSLEGFMYYLFSVGDTLYKDNRLGYNDQNLVNWLKMWDDARKEGIVPPAAMSASFLPIGNADPNKDALMKGVVPIMGPQFTATFPAYENVMKDKIDMVSYPKDKHTGSVLETAMFLSTSAKTAHPKEAAMFMDFFLNSTEAADILGTDRGLPENKKILEYLTPGFTDRDKKMVNMLQHVSSIHPSWYDAGPKGAGEVTKLFEQMVQKGQFGKASIEEVVADFRKEADKIFEKNN; encoded by the coding sequence TTGACCGTATTTACAGCTCTTCTGACTGGATGTGTTCCGGCGAAAAAAGACGATGCCGCGCCATCGGGCGGCGCTTCGACTGAAGCGCAAGCGGGGCAAAACGTCGAGCTGCGCTTCGCCTGGTGGGGAAGCCAAGGCCGGCATGACCGGACGCTGAAATTGATCGACAAGTTCCAGGAGCTTCACCCGAACATCAAGATTAAACCCGAATATACGAGCTTCGACGGCTATTGGGAAAAGCTGTCCACTCAGGTCGCTGCCAATAACGCGCCTGACATTATGCAAATGAGCATTCTGTACATTAAGGAATACTCGGACCGCGGCGTGCTTGGAGACATGAAGCCTTACTTGAATGCGGAATTGAACGTCACCGATCTGAACAAGGACGTGCTCGACAACCAGGGTACGATCGGCGGCAAGCTGACCGGATTGCCGGTATCCGATAACGCTTCCGTCATGATTTACAACAAAGAAATGTACCAGCAGGCGGGCGTTGAGCCTCCGAAGATGGACATGACGTGGCAGGAGTATTTCGATAAAGCGCGCGAAATCAAGTCCAAGCTGGGCAAAAACGTATACGGCTCGCTCGATTTTTCGACCTCGCTCGAAGGCTTTATGTACTACCTCTTTTCGGTCGGAGATACGCTGTACAAAGACAACAGGCTTGGCTATAACGACCAAAACCTGGTCAACTGGCTGAAAATGTGGGACGACGCCCGCAAAGAAGGCATCGTTCCGCCGGCCGCGATGAGTGCTTCATTCCTGCCGATCGGGAACGCCGATCCGAATAAAGACGCATTAATGAAAGGCGTCGTACCGATTATGGGCCCGCAATTTACAGCCACCTTCCCCGCTTACGAAAATGTGATGAAAGACAAGATCGATATGGTCTCTTATCCGAAAGACAAGCATACCGGCAGCGTGTTGGAAACGGCGATGTTCCTTTCCACTTCCGCCAAGACGGCGCATCCGAAAGAAGCCGCCATGTTTATGGACTTCTTCCTGAATTCGACGGAAGCGGCCGATATTCTTGGAACGGACCGGGGTCTGCCGGAAAACAAAAAAATATTGGAGTATTTGACTCCCGGCTTTACGGATCGGGACAAAAAAATGGTAAACATGCTGCAGCATGTATCGAGCATTCACCCTTCCTGGTACGATGCCGGACCGAAAGGCGCGGGCGAAGTGACGAAGCTGTTCGAACAAATGGTTCAAAAGGGGCAGTTCGGCAAAGCGTCGATCGAAGAAGTCGTCGCCGATTTCCGTAAGGAAGCCGACAAAATTTTTGAGAAGAACAATTAA
- a CDS encoding Gfo/Idh/MocA family protein translates to MNTRQFSIIGCQHAHIGIFIGEMLELGYSCAGIYEEENHELARSFADKFGIPVVNDKEQLLSDSVEIVGCASINDEKIGVIEMCESRGKHIMLDKPAVTSAEGLERLKAVIGRGRIQVGMLLTERFHPAIYTLKQQIKQGVLGDIVTIGMRKPHRLDAAKRPAWFFSKRQSGGILIDLLVHDFDLLRWLTGKEIDTAEGVVGKTILPEHPSFYNTVSLQVVMQEGVVAQLYADWHTPQKSWTWGDGRIFVTGTEGFAELRLSGDPFVSEDALMLQITNREAPAIVPLVQPPCSITADFIRRIQGFDSILTHDDIVKTSEAAVAADQRAKYVKK, encoded by the coding sequence GTGAATACACGTCAGTTTTCGATTATCGGTTGCCAGCACGCGCATATCGGAATTTTCATTGGCGAGATGCTGGAGCTCGGCTACAGCTGCGCCGGCATTTATGAAGAGGAGAATCATGAGCTAGCCCGGAGCTTCGCGGACAAATTCGGAATTCCGGTCGTCAATGATAAAGAACAATTGCTCTCGGATTCCGTCGAGATCGTCGGGTGCGCATCGATAAACGATGAAAAAATCGGTGTAATTGAAATGTGCGAAAGCCGTGGGAAGCACATCATGCTCGATAAACCGGCGGTCACGAGCGCCGAAGGGCTGGAGCGTTTGAAGGCCGTGATCGGGAGAGGGCGCATTCAAGTCGGCATGCTGCTGACGGAACGGTTTCATCCGGCTATTTACACGCTGAAGCAGCAGATCAAGCAGGGCGTGCTTGGCGATATTGTCACGATCGGGATGCGGAAGCCGCACCGTTTGGACGCGGCAAAGCGGCCGGCGTGGTTTTTTTCGAAACGGCAGTCGGGCGGCATCCTGATCGATCTGCTCGTGCACGATTTCGATCTGCTCCGCTGGCTCACCGGCAAAGAAATCGATACGGCGGAAGGGGTGGTGGGAAAAACGATTTTACCCGAGCATCCTTCCTTTTATAACACGGTCAGCCTGCAGGTTGTGATGCAAGAGGGTGTCGTTGCCCAGCTTTATGCCGACTGGCATACGCCGCAGAAGAGCTGGACGTGGGGAGACGGCCGCATCTTCGTTACCGGAACGGAAGGATTTGCGGAGTTGAGGCTGTCGGGCGATCCTTTCGTCTCGGAAGACGCATTAATGCTGCAGATTACGAACCGCGAAGCGCCCGCTATCGTTCCTCTCGTTCAGCCTCCTTGTTCGATTACGGCCGATTTTATCCGGCGCATTCAGGGCTTCGATTCCATTCTCACGCACGATGATATTGTGAAAACGTCGGAAGCGGCGGTTGCTGCAGACCAACGGGCGAAGTATGTGAAAAAGTGA
- a CDS encoding Gfo/Idh/MocA family protein, with amino-acid sequence MKSERTTKFAIVGCGVIAEIHAGAIHDIEEAELVAVCETDPVKGRQFADKHGGKLYGRLEEMLQDNEIEVVCICTPSGLHAEQTILAARAGKHVLVEKPMAILLDDAHLMIREYREHKVLLGTIFPRRMSPAAQFLKKWIADGGLGKLSLCDAYVKIFRSQQYYDSAGWRGTWAFDGGGAMMNQGIHTVDLLQWLVGPVKTIYGRANTLLRQIEVEDTAVSLLGFHNGAMGVLEITTTAFPDFGQRVEIHGERGSVIYKEDSIELLKVDGEEVQIPAFEPFNVIPDGHRIQIRDMALAVQENREPIVPGEEGIHALEIILGTYESSKRQSEVVLNGKSGDLYETSR; translated from the coding sequence ATGAAAAGCGAAAGAACAACGAAGTTCGCCATCGTCGGATGCGGCGTCATTGCGGAAATTCACGCGGGTGCGATTCATGATATCGAGGAGGCCGAACTGGTCGCCGTTTGCGAGACGGATCCGGTGAAAGGGCGGCAATTTGCCGATAAACACGGCGGCAAATTGTACGGCCGGTTGGAGGAGATGCTGCAGGATAACGAAATCGAGGTCGTTTGCATTTGCACGCCGAGCGGGCTGCACGCGGAGCAGACGATCTTGGCCGCAAGAGCGGGAAAGCACGTGCTGGTCGAAAAGCCGATGGCGATTCTGCTGGATGATGCGCATCTGATGATCCGCGAATACCGGGAACATAAAGTGTTACTAGGCACGATTTTTCCAAGAAGAATGTCGCCGGCAGCTCAATTTTTAAAGAAATGGATCGCGGACGGCGGGCTCGGCAAGTTGAGTCTGTGCGATGCATACGTGAAAATTTTCCGCAGCCAGCAGTATTACGACAGCGCCGGCTGGAGAGGAACGTGGGCATTCGACGGCGGCGGGGCGATGATGAATCAGGGAATTCATACGGTCGATCTGCTGCAATGGCTCGTCGGTCCGGTAAAGACGATCTACGGACGCGCGAACACGCTGCTGAGACAAATCGAGGTAGAGGATACGGCTGTGTCGCTGCTCGGCTTCCACAATGGGGCGATGGGCGTGCTGGAGATTACGACGACTGCATTTCCGGATTTCGGCCAACGGGTGGAGATCCACGGGGAAAGAGGCTCTGTTATTTATAAAGAGGACAGCATTGAATTGTTGAAGGTCGATGGGGAAGAAGTGCAAATTCCGGCGTTTGAACCGTTCAATGTCATCCCGGACGGACACCGCATTCAAATCCGAGACATGGCTTTAGCCGTGCAGGAAAATCGCGAGCCGATCGTTCCAGGTGAAGAAGGAATCCATGCGCTGGAAATCATTCTTGGCACCTACGAATCTTCCAAGCGACAAAGCGAAGTCGTGCTGAACGGCAAAAGCGGTGATCTGTATGAGACTTCGAGGTAA
- a CDS encoding N-acetylglucosamine-6-phosphate deacetylase: protein MRLRGKRFDTGEPVEVELHNRLIASVKPALPEADLPWISPGWIDLQVNGFNGFDFNGETTSVQDVVGVTESLYEKGVTRYLPTVITGSFERIKQAMATISQACERHASINRAVIGIHLEGPYVSGEDGPRGAHDKDYVRDPDWNEFMEWQEASGHRIRLVTVAPEREGAISFIEKLTEAGIAVSIGHTCASREELDTAAAAGAACSTHLGNGAHPRLPRHPNYIWNQLADDRLWGTFIADGHHLSPDVLKAMLRAKRNKFILVSDSVKFGGMAPGRYSSVIGDQVELHPSGRLTPIDNPLILAGSAQALDVGVANAIRIAGISLKEAVEAVTQRPASVLRLPDQGWLQTGQEANFTLFNGPGDQGELTIAMVIAGGEAKYKR from the coding sequence ATGAGACTTCGAGGTAAACGGTTCGACACCGGTGAGCCGGTTGAAGTGGAGCTGCATAACCGTTTGATCGCTTCGGTCAAACCGGCACTGCCGGAAGCGGATCTTCCATGGATATCCCCCGGCTGGATCGATCTGCAGGTCAACGGATTTAACGGATTCGACTTTAACGGCGAAACGACGTCGGTTCAGGATGTCGTCGGGGTTACGGAATCGCTGTATGAAAAAGGCGTCACCCGCTATTTGCCGACGGTCATAACCGGCAGCTTCGAGCGGATCAAGCAGGCGATGGCGACGATCTCGCAGGCGTGCGAACGTCATGCTTCCATCAACCGGGCGGTCATCGGCATACATCTGGAAGGGCCGTATGTTTCCGGCGAAGACGGCCCCCGAGGAGCGCATGACAAAGACTACGTCCGGGACCCGGACTGGAATGAGTTTATGGAATGGCAGGAGGCGTCGGGACACCGGATCCGGCTCGTTACCGTTGCGCCGGAAAGAGAAGGCGCGATTTCGTTTATTGAAAAGCTGACGGAAGCCGGTATTGCGGTCAGCATCGGTCATACATGCGCTTCGCGGGAAGAGCTGGATACCGCCGCTGCCGCGGGAGCGGCGTGCTCCACGCATCTGGGGAACGGCGCGCATCCCCGTCTGCCGAGACATCCGAATTATATTTGGAATCAGCTCGCGGACGACCGGTTGTGGGGCACCTTTATTGCCGACGGCCACCATTTAAGTCCGGATGTCCTGAAGGCGATGCTGCGGGCGAAGCGGAATAAATTTATATTGGTCAGCGATAGTGTGAAGTTCGGCGGCATGGCGCCGGGCCGGTATTCCAGCGTGATCGGAGATCAGGTCGAGCTCCATCCCAGCGGCCGGCTTACGCCGATCGACAACCCGCTTATTTTGGCGGGTTCGGCGCAGGCTTTGGATGTCGGCGTCGCCAATGCGATCCGGATTGCCGGCATTTCATTGAAGGAAGCGGTTGAAGCCGTTACGCAACGTCCCGCAAGCGTGCTTCGTTTGCCTGACCAGGGGTGGCTGCAAACGGGTCAGGAGGCGAACTTTACGCTGTTTAACGGCCCCGGCGATCAGGGGGAATTGACAATCGCAATGGTGATCGCGGGCGGGGAAGCGAAATATAAACGATAA
- a CDS encoding glucosamine-6-phosphate deaminase, with protein MTIVSKPERSFNAEKLKVRVYSDRRTLGETAAIEAAEAIRSRLKEREGVRIVFAAAPSQNEFLEQLCREKGIDWKRVTAFHMDEYIGLPQQSPQRFSEFLKRSIFDRVNPGTVHLIDGAEEAEAECRRYAGLLQEAEIDFVFLGIGENGHLAFNDPPVADFADPYPVKPVLLDEACRRQQVNDGCFPDLDSVPTHALTLTIPMLLSASRLFCMVPGPTKKQAVLDTLTSPLSPACPATILRTHPDCTLYVDKDSFGR; from the coding sequence ATGACGATCGTCAGCAAGCCCGAACGGAGTTTCAACGCGGAAAAGCTAAAGGTGCGCGTTTATTCGGACCGGCGCACGTTGGGCGAGACGGCAGCGATAGAGGCGGCGGAAGCGATCCGCAGCCGGTTGAAGGAGAGGGAGGGAGTACGGATCGTGTTTGCGGCGGCTCCATCCCAGAACGAATTTCTGGAACAGTTGTGCCGGGAGAAAGGGATCGACTGGAAACGGGTAACCGCATTCCATATGGACGAATATATCGGATTGCCGCAGCAGTCGCCGCAGCGATTTTCGGAGTTTCTGAAACGGAGTATTTTTGACCGGGTCAATCCCGGGACTGTGCATCTGATCGACGGCGCCGAAGAGGCGGAGGCCGAATGCCGCAGGTACGCCGGGCTGCTGCAGGAAGCTGAAATCGATTTTGTTTTTCTTGGGATCGGAGAGAACGGACATCTGGCTTTTAACGATCCGCCCGTGGCCGATTTTGCCGATCCTTATCCTGTCAAACCGGTGCTGCTGGACGAAGCTTGCCGGCGGCAGCAGGTGAACGACGGCTGTTTCCCGGATTTGGATTCGGTTCCGACGCATGCGCTGACGTTAACGATTCCGATGCTGCTGTCCGCCTCCCGGTTGTTTTGCATGGTGCCGGGGCCGACCAAAAAGCAGGCCGTTCTCGATACATTAACAAGTCCTCTGTCCCCGGCATGTCCGGCAACGATTTTGCGTACGCATCCCGACTGCACTCTTTATGTCGATAAGGACTCGTTTGGGCGTTAA
- a CDS encoding DMT family transporter yields MAKLNKSIYLIPVMVIISWGLNVVMVKFLTQNIQPMHAAAIRMLCAGIALLPFVWKKYGFYKPNAKQWGLLLLIGLCMIALHQALLAYGVVSTSAANASLILGLNPLTTALLASIFIGETFTLKLFAGILLGFSGVVLVVLNGSDPSVGFSGSGDFIMVLSMLAYVAGGLFIKKITATSIPTLVVTAYSTLIGAVLLNIGTVVYFGPASYAGQHFSPAIWTVMLLSAWVATSLGTLGWSYSIKMLGVSRTAMFLNGLPFTSMIGGYLFLHEKLGWIHAAAFILTTLGIIIGTVKFRRLNAATVKGRSVNS; encoded by the coding sequence TTGGCGAAATTGAATAAATCGATTTACTTGATCCCGGTTATGGTCATCATTTCTTGGGGATTAAATGTAGTGATGGTCAAGTTTCTGACTCAAAACATTCAGCCGATGCATGCCGCTGCGATCCGAATGCTTTGCGCCGGCATTGCGCTGCTGCCGTTCGTATGGAAAAAATACGGGTTTTATAAACCTAACGCCAAGCAATGGGGTCTGCTGCTGCTGATCGGGCTTTGCATGATCGCCCTTCATCAGGCGCTACTCGCCTATGGAGTCGTGTCGACGTCGGCCGCCAACGCGTCGCTCATTCTCGGCTTGAATCCGCTGACGACCGCGCTGCTTGCATCCATTTTCATTGGCGAAACGTTTACGCTGAAGCTGTTTGCCGGGATTCTGCTCGGATTTTCCGGCGTCGTTCTCGTCGTCCTGAACGGATCGGACCCTTCGGTCGGTTTTTCGGGTTCGGGAGATTTCATTATGGTGCTGTCGATGCTGGCTTATGTGGCCGGAGGGCTGTTCATCAAAAAGATTACGGCCACCTCGATCCCGACGCTAGTGGTGACCGCTTACTCCACGCTGATCGGCGCCGTGCTGCTCAATATCGGGACGGTCGTCTACTTCGGGCCGGCGTCGTATGCGGGGCAACATTTTTCGCCCGCGATTTGGACGGTCATGCTGCTGTCGGCCTGGGTGGCCACTTCGCTCGGCACGCTCGGCTGGAGCTACAGCATCAAGATGCTCGGTGTGAGCCGCACCGCCATGTTTTTGAACGGCCTGCCGTTTACGAGCATGATTGGAGGCTATCTGTTTTTGCACGAGAAGCTCGGCTGGATTCACGCGGCCGCTTTTATCCTGACGACGCTCGGTATTATAATCGGGACGGTGAAGTTCCGCAGGCTAAATGCAGCCACTGTAAAGGGGCGCTCCGTTAATTCCTGA
- a CDS encoding DUF6953 family protein, translated as METTAQQVAEWMIEEIKFKGNLYQSDAIDYVRAHFGEQFVFVNENGNASLSKEVKKAFRKLHRGKVAWDRDGFFWAWT; from the coding sequence ATGGAAACGACGGCGCAACAGGTTGCCGAATGGATGATCGAAGAAATTAAATTCAAGGGCAATCTTTATCAAAGCGATGCGATCGACTACGTAAGAGCTCATTTCGGGGAGCAGTTTGTGTTTGTGAATGAAAACGGCAACGCCTCGCTTTCCAAAGAGGTGAAGAAAGCGTTCCGCAAGCTGCACCGCGGCAAAGTCGCATGGGACCGAGACGGCTTTTTTTGGGCATGGACGTAA
- a CDS encoding glycerol-3-phosphate responsive antiterminator: protein MNDYPVIASITEERQVEKAAACGVRRVNLMTGTINNLGQIVGRLHDSGKQVFVHVEMVGGIGRDAAAIQYLANAFKIDGIITTKSNAVATAKQVGISSIQRVFAIDSAAVETALRMIKSCGPDEVELMPGLMPRIIREMKMKIKQPLIVGGLIRHDDEIKAALESGADYVSIGNDYFW from the coding sequence GTGAACGATTATCCGGTGATTGCATCCATTACGGAAGAACGCCAAGTCGAAAAAGCGGCTGCATGCGGAGTCCGAAGAGTCAATCTGATGACGGGCACCATCAATAACTTAGGACAGATTGTCGGGCGGCTGCACGATTCCGGCAAGCAGGTTTTCGTCCACGTCGAAATGGTCGGCGGAATCGGAAGAGACGCTGCGGCCATCCAGTATTTAGCGAATGCGTTCAAAATCGACGGCATCATTACAACGAAGAGCAACGCCGTCGCTACGGCCAAGCAGGTCGGGATTTCAAGCATCCAGCGGGTATTCGCGATCGATTCCGCCGCGGTGGAAACGGCGCTCCGCATGATCAAATCGTGCGGTCCCGACGAAGTGGAGCTGATGCCCGGTTTAATGCCGAGGATCATCCGCGAGATGAAGATGAAGATTAAACAGCCTCTCATTGTCGGCGGGCTCATCCGCCATGATGACGAAATCAAGGCTGCGCTTGAAAGCGGCGCGGATTACGTGTCCATCGGCAACGACTATTTCTGGTAA